Proteins from one Pseudomonadota bacterium genomic window:
- a CDS encoding TlpA disulfide reductase family protein encodes MYKKIVLFIFIIVLSSQKVIAKSLADYEHKEPIAINDIQFVDENNNINSLNDYSGKVVLINFWATWCVPCVQEMPSLSKLHDNISGLNAEVIPISVDFKGIDAVKKFYTDTNIKNLGIYLDNNGESFRSLKLRALPTTIIVNKDGFEVARVYGEFDWSTKDVKDYFIKLSSD; translated from the coding sequence ATGTACAAAAAAATTGTTTTATTCATATTTATTATTGTTTTATCAAGCCAAAAAGTAATTGCAAAAAGTCTGGCAGATTATGAGCATAAAGAGCCAATAGCAATTAACGACATTCAGTTTGTAGACGAAAACAACAATATTAATAGCTTAAACGACTATTCGGGTAAAGTTGTTTTAATTAATTTTTGGGCAACATGGTGCGTGCCGTGTGTTCAAGAAATGCCGTCATTGTCAAAGCTGCATGATAATATATCGGGATTAAATGCCGAGGTAATACCCATATCGGTTGATTTTAAAGGGATAGATGCCGTAAAAAAATTCTATACGGACACGAATATAAAAAACCTCGGTATATATTTGGATAATAACGGTGAATCTTTCCGGTCACTAAAACTTCGAGCGTTACCCACAACTATTATAGTAAACAAGGACGGCTTTGAAGTAGCAAGGGTATATGGCGAGTTTGACTGGTCAACAAAGGATGTTAAAGATTACTTTATAAAATTATCATCGGATTAG
- the argH gene encoding argininosuccinate lyase has product MIKTNKNPLWGGHFDNGPSEIMEKINESISFDKKLYEYDIKGSIAHCDMLVKKKILTQPEGKMIVKGLNQIKKEIYRGKFVFKTQLEDIHMNIESRLHDIIGDVAGKLHTARSRNDQVATDFRLYVRDALDVTEATLKNLQKALIKRANEHSSTIMPGFTHLQTAQPVTLGHHLMAYVEMFGRDRSRVKDARNRMNECPLGAAALAGTSFPIDRKATAKSLDFKCATANSIDSVSDRDFALEFLSTASIISMHLSRLAEEVVIWSSADFNFIKLSDAFTSGSSIMPQKRNPDAAELVRAKSGRIYGSLFALLTVMKGLTLTYSKDMQEDKEPVFDAAENLSLCINAMAGMITDMNVNKEKMKEAAGRGYSTATDLADWLVQNLGIPFRQCHSIAGRVVKLAEERGCKLEEIPLEDMQQIEPKITEGILKVLSVESSVKSRTSYGGTSPENVEKAIKEAKKKYEL; this is encoded by the coding sequence ATGATAAAAACAAATAAAAATCCGTTATGGGGAGGTCATTTTGATAACGGCCCTTCCGAGATAATGGAAAAGATAAACGAATCTATTAGTTTTGACAAAAAGCTGTATGAATATGATATAAAAGGTTCGATTGCCCATTGTGATATGCTGGTAAAGAAGAAAATACTCACCCAGCCCGAAGGCAAAATGATTGTAAAAGGTCTTAACCAGATTAAAAAAGAGATATACAGAGGGAAGTTCGTATTCAAAACTCAGCTTGAAGATATTCACATGAATATAGAATCCCGTCTTCACGACATCATCGGAGATGTTGCCGGAAAGCTGCACACCGCCCGTTCAAGGAACGATCAGGTAGCAACCGATTTCAGGCTGTATGTAAGGGACGCACTGGACGTTACGGAGGCAACTTTAAAGAATCTGCAAAAAGCACTTATTAAACGTGCTAATGAACATTCTTCAACAATAATGCCCGGATTTACCCACCTTCAGACCGCCCAGCCTGTTACCCTTGGTCATCATTTGATGGCTTATGTCGAGATGTTCGGCAGAGATAGGAGTCGTGTAAAAGACGCTCGTAACAGAATGAACGAATGTCCGCTAGGGGCTGCGGCACTTGCGGGAACTTCCTTCCCTATTGACAGGAAGGCAACGGCAAAATCATTAGACTTTAAATGTGCTACCGCAAATTCTATTGATTCTGTTTCCGACAGGGATTTTGCACTGGAATTTCTAAGTACCGCATCAATTATATCCATGCATTTATCAAGATTGGCAGAAGAGGTAGTTATCTGGTCGAGTGCCGATTTTAATTTTATAAAACTTTCCGATGCGTTTACGTCGGGAAGTTCGATAATGCCGCAAAAAAGAAACCCTGATGCCGCAGAATTAGTAAGGGCAAAAAGCGGCAGGATATACGGCTCGTTATTTGCCCTTTTAACTGTGATGAAAGGTCTTACCCTCACTTATAGTAAGGATATGCAGGAGGATAAAGAGCCTGTGTTCGATGCGGCGGAAAACCTTTCTTTATGCATAAACGCTATGGCAGGTATGATAACGGATATGAACGTAAATAAAGAAAAAATGAAGGAGGCGGCAGGTAGGGGATATTCAACCGCTACCGATTTAGCGGACTGGCTTGTTCAGAATTTGGGAATTCCTTTTAGGCAATGTCATTCAATTGCCGGAAGGGTCGTAAAACTGGCGGAAGAAAGGGGGTGTAAATTAGAAGAAATCCCTCTTGAAGATATGCAGCAGATAGAGCCTAAGATAACTGAAGGTATTTTAAAGGTTTTAAGTGTCGAAAGCTCCGTTAAAAGCCGTACAAGCTATGGCGGAACCTCTCCTGAAAATGTAGAAAAAGCTATAAAAGAGGCAAAGAAGAAATATGAATTATAA
- the recR gene encoding recombination mediator RecR, translating to MQDNDIEKLIYLLGKLPGLGKRSARRAVLHLVQNKESLMIPLADSIASAADSIKICDECGNVDSSNPCHICTDPKRQNDNICVVEEVSDLWAIERSNMYRGTYHVLGGTLSAIDGRGPADLNIEKLIIKASNDDINEIILATNATVEGQTTAHYITERLKHLNIQITQIAHGIPMGGELEYLDDGTLATALKARRSF from the coding sequence ATGCAGGATAATGACATTGAGAAATTAATATATTTACTGGGCAAACTTCCCGGTCTTGGCAAAAGATCTGCAAGGCGTGCCGTATTACATCTTGTTCAGAACAAAGAATCTCTAATGATTCCCTTGGCTGATTCTATAGCGAGTGCCGCCGATTCAATAAAAATCTGCGATGAATGCGGAAATGTCGATAGCTCCAACCCATGCCACATATGCACAGACCCCAAAAGGCAAAATGATAATATATGTGTAGTAGAAGAGGTTTCAGACCTTTGGGCAATTGAACGCAGCAATATGTATCGCGGGACTTACCACGTTCTGGGAGGAACATTATCAGCGATAGACGGTCGTGGACCTGCGGACTTGAACATTGAGAAACTTATCATAAAAGCTTCAAATGACGATATAAACGAAATCATTTTAGCGACAAACGCAACTGTTGAGGGGCAAACTACGGCTCATTATATAACCGAGCGTTTAAAACATCTGAACATACAAATAACTCAAATAGCCCATGGTATTCCGATGGGCGGAGAGCTTGAATATCTTGATGACGGAACACTTGCCACGGCATTAAAAGCGCGACGCTCTTTTTGA
- the rfbA gene encoding glucose-1-phosphate thymidylyltransferase RfbA, whose protein sequence is MKGIILAGGSGSRLAPITRTISKQVIPLYDKPMIFYPLSTLILSGIKDILIISTPRDLPSIVRLLGDGSKLGISISYKEQPKPEGIAQAFLIGEEFINNSPVCLILGDNVFYGQGLSNKLSEASKLNKGGLVFGYHVKDPERYGVAEFDKNKKVISIEEKPKQPKSAWAVTGLYFYDSQVVQIAKNLKPSARGELEITDVNNEYLKKGQLNVELFGRGMAWLDTGTPQSLLNASNFVHTVEERQGLKIGCIEEVSYRKNFIDKTQLMALAGEYKNNEYGEYLNRLANE, encoded by the coding sequence ATGAAAGGCATTATTTTAGCAGGAGGATCGGGAAGCAGACTAGCCCCGATAACAAGAACAATAAGCAAGCAGGTTATTCCGCTTTACGACAAGCCTATGATTTTTTATCCGCTATCAACCTTAATACTGTCTGGTATAAAAGACATATTAATAATAAGTACGCCACGTGATTTACCATCAATTGTAAGATTATTGGGTGACGGTTCTAAATTAGGTATATCCATATCATATAAAGAACAACCAAAACCGGAAGGCATTGCACAGGCGTTTTTAATCGGTGAAGAATTTATAAACAACTCCCCTGTGTGTCTTATTTTGGGTGATAACGTTTTTTATGGACAAGGCTTGTCTAATAAACTTAGCGAAGCTTCAAAGTTAAACAAAGGTGGGCTTGTATTCGGCTATCACGTAAAAGACCCTGAACGCTACGGCGTTGCCGAGTTTGATAAAAATAAAAAAGTCATCTCTATTGAAGAAAAACCCAAACAACCAAAATCAGCATGGGCAGTAACAGGCTTGTACTTTTATGACTCACAGGTCGTTCAAATAGCAAAAAACTTAAAGCCGTCAGCACGTGGCGAGCTTGAAATAACCGATGTTAACAACGAATACCTGAAAAAAGGTCAGTTGAATGTCGAGCTATTCGGGCGAGGAATGGCATGGCTTGATACGGGTACGCCTCAATCGCTGCTAAATGCATCAAATTTCGTCCATACCGTTGAAGAACGCCAAGGGCTAAAAATAGGCTGTATTGAAGAAGTTTCATACAGAAAGAATTTTATTGATAAAACACAGCTTATGGCTTTAGCAGGTGAATATAAAAACAATGAATACGGTGAATATTTGAACCGGTTAGCCAATGAATAA
- a CDS encoding YbaB/EbfC family nucleoid-associated protein: protein MNIQQMMKQAQKMQKKMEEMQQQLAQSEYEGTSGGGLIKVTVSGKGELKKLKIDPSLIDPEDPEVLEDLIVAGFNNAKKDADDAQSEAMSGAMGGMGLPPGFKMPF, encoded by the coding sequence ATGAACATTCAACAAATGATGAAGCAAGCACAGAAGATGCAGAAAAAAATGGAAGAGATGCAACAGCAGCTTGCCCAAAGTGAATATGAAGGTACATCAGGCGGCGGTTTAATTAAAGTTACGGTTAGCGGCAAAGGAGAGCTGAAGAAATTAAAGATAGACCCTTCGCTAATTGACCCTGAAGATCCTGAAGTTCTGGAAGATTTAATTGTTGCCGGTTTTAACAATGCAAAAAAAGACGCCGATGATGCACAATCGGAAGCCATGTCCGGTGCTATGGGCGGAATGGGGCTTCCTCCAGGTTTCAAGATGCCTTTTTAA
- a CDS encoding lipoprotein: MNYKKLLAVLFICFTVCSCGIKGDLYLPDDKQEESGK, from the coding sequence ATGAATTATAAAAAATTATTAGCAGTATTATTTATTTGTTTTACGGTTTGTTCTTGTGGAATAAAGGGTGATTTGTACTTACCTGATGACAAGCAAGAGGAAAGCGGCAAATAA
- a CDS encoding DNA polymerase III subunit gamma/tau yields the protein MTQKEAKVTKGKKDNYKVLALKYRPDNFDDLIGQEVLVRTITNAIKTNRIANAFLLTGIRGVGKTTTARIISRVLNCVGKDGKGGATASPCGVCVNCIEIKEDRHPDVLEMDAASHTGVDDIREIIDNSRYLPTTARYKIYIIDEVHMLSKNAFNALLKTLEEPPSHVKFIFATTEIRKIPVTILSRCQRFDLRRIDNEILVPFLQKVSEKEGADVDKEAIEMIAHASEGSVRDSLSLLDQAISHSGDKITAKMAQDMLGLADKGKIIDIFDFIAKGDIENALGALKDLYDASADPVLVLNDLLEFSYIVTKLKIIPNLNATGFIPENEFKRAKEIAEKLDMPYLTRCWQMLLKGLNEAKTAPNTFNAVEMIMIRLAHLSNLPSPAALIKKMQNSDSPAPTGGGSKTGGSYGMQSAQHAYQPQSMPQNEVEGEPVAYIHNFEELVELFKINKEALIHSWLVSDASLISFKQGRLELSLTAEIPSDFPQRVSGHLRNWTGQNWVVVASNKAGAPSLLQQKINEEKNLKKELSKHPNVNKILELFPGAYISKVEEK from the coding sequence ATAACACAAAAAGAGGCAAAGGTGACAAAAGGAAAAAAAGATAATTACAAGGTTCTGGCATTAAAATACAGACCTGATAATTTTGATGACCTAATCGGTCAGGAAGTTTTGGTGCGTACTATAACTAATGCTATCAAAACAAATCGTATAGCCAATGCCTTTTTACTTACGGGTATAAGGGGAGTCGGTAAGACTACTACGGCTCGGATTATTTCCCGTGTTTTAAACTGTGTAGGTAAAGACGGCAAAGGCGGTGCTACCGCAAGCCCATGCGGGGTGTGTGTTAATTGTATAGAAATTAAGGAAGACAGACACCCGGACGTACTCGAAATGGACGCTGCAAGCCATACAGGGGTTGATGATATCCGTGAGATAATTGACAATTCCAGATACTTGCCGACTACTGCCCGTTATAAGATATATATTATTGACGAGGTTCACATGCTTTCAAAAAATGCGTTTAACGCATTATTGAAAACATTAGAAGAACCCCCTTCCCATGTAAAATTTATTTTTGCCACAACCGAGATACGCAAAATTCCTGTTACAATTCTGTCAAGATGCCAGCGTTTTGATTTAAGGCGGATTGATAATGAGATACTCGTTCCGTTCCTGCAAAAAGTATCGGAAAAAGAAGGGGCTGATGTTGATAAGGAAGCCATAGAGATGATAGCCCATGCATCGGAAGGCTCGGTGCGTGATTCGCTTTCATTATTAGATCAAGCAATTTCACATTCAGGCGACAAGATTACCGCCAAGATGGCACAGGATATGTTGGGTCTTGCCGATAAAGGCAAAATAATCGATATATTCGATTTTATTGCTAAGGGTGATATTGAAAATGCTCTTGGTGCATTGAAAGATTTATATGATGCCAGTGCCGATCCTGTTTTAGTCCTGAATGACTTACTGGAGTTTTCTTATATCGTTACAAAGCTGAAAATTATTCCTAATCTGAATGCTACGGGTTTTATTCCTGAAAATGAATTTAAAAGAGCAAAAGAAATAGCGGAAAAACTTGACATGCCTTATCTTACGAGATGTTGGCAGATGTTATTAAAAGGGCTGAATGAGGCAAAAACCGCTCCTAACACATTTAATGCGGTTGAAATGATAATGATACGCCTTGCTCATTTATCAAACCTCCCCTCACCTGCTGCCCTGATTAAGAAAATGCAGAACTCCGATTCTCCCGCTCCGACAGGCGGAGGAAGTAAAACAGGCGGTTCTTATGGTATGCAGTCAGCACAACATGCTTATCAGCCTCAGTCAATGCCGCAAAATGAGGTTGAAGGCGAGCCTGTTGCTTACATTCACAACTTTGAAGAACTAGTTGAATTGTTTAAAATAAATAAAGAAGCGTTAATTCATAGTTGGCTGGTATCAGATGCGAGCTTGATAAGCTTTAAACAAGGCAGACTGGAATTGAGCCTTACAGCCGAAATACCTTCTGATTTTCCACAGCGTGTCAGTGGGCATTTAAGAAACTGGACAGGACAAAACTGGGTTGTTGTAGCCTCAAATAAAGCAGGCGCACCAAGTTTGCTGCAACAAAAGATAAATGAAGAAAAAAATCTTAAAAAAGAACTATCCAAGCACCCTAATGTTAATAAAATACTGGAATTATTCCCCGGTGCGTATATAAGTAAAGTAGAGGAAAAATAG